The proteins below come from a single Halobacillus salinarum genomic window:
- the hslU gene encoding HslU--HslV peptidase ATPase subunit yields the protein MSLNLTPKQIVEKLDQYIIGQNGAKRSVAIALRNRYRRMQLNDDIREEIVPKNILMIGPTGVGKTEIARRLAKLVGAPFVKVEATKFTEVGYVGRDVESMVRDLVEMAVRMVKEEKMEAVKERAEEQANKRLVKLIVPSKKKQANNFKNPFEMLFNQGAQQESEPKEDSEESEIENNRRRIRHQLDMGELEDTMVTIEVEESQSSMFDMLQGSGMEQMGMNMQDAFNQFMPKKKKKRRLPVSEARKVLTQEEAGKLVDMDEVGQQAVEKVEQAGMIFIDEIDKVAAKGENQANVSREGVQRDILPIVEGSTVVTKYGPVSTDHVLFIAAGAFHMAKPSDLIPELQGRFPIRVELSKLTVEDFRNILIEPSNALLKQYKALLEIEGIKVEFSDDAITRLAEIAFEVNQETDNIGARRLHTILEKLLEDLSFEAPDVTMDTIEITPQYVDSKLSSIVKNKDLSRFIL from the coding sequence GTGTCATTAAATTTAACACCGAAGCAAATTGTGGAAAAACTTGATCAATATATCATCGGTCAGAACGGGGCGAAGCGCTCTGTTGCCATTGCACTGAGGAATCGCTATCGTCGGATGCAGCTCAACGATGACATCCGGGAGGAAATTGTTCCTAAAAACATCTTGATGATCGGTCCGACAGGTGTAGGAAAGACAGAAATTGCCCGTCGTCTGGCCAAGCTTGTCGGAGCCCCATTTGTTAAAGTTGAAGCTACAAAGTTTACCGAGGTCGGTTACGTTGGAAGAGACGTCGAATCAATGGTCAGGGATCTTGTGGAAATGGCTGTCCGGATGGTAAAAGAAGAAAAAATGGAAGCGGTCAAGGAACGAGCGGAAGAACAAGCGAATAAACGTCTCGTAAAATTAATCGTCCCTTCCAAGAAGAAGCAGGCAAACAATTTTAAAAATCCATTTGAAATGTTGTTTAACCAAGGGGCTCAACAAGAATCAGAGCCTAAAGAGGATTCAGAAGAGTCAGAGATAGAAAACAACCGCAGGCGTATCAGACATCAGCTTGATATGGGAGAACTTGAGGACACCATGGTTACTATAGAAGTGGAAGAATCACAGTCTTCGATGTTTGATATGCTTCAAGGCTCGGGTATGGAGCAGATGGGAATGAATATGCAGGATGCCTTTAATCAGTTCATGCCAAAAAAGAAAAAGAAACGACGGCTGCCGGTGTCAGAGGCAAGAAAAGTCCTGACCCAGGAAGAAGCAGGTAAGCTTGTGGATATGGATGAAGTAGGGCAGCAGGCAGTAGAAAAAGTGGAGCAGGCAGGTATGATTTTCATCGATGAGATTGATAAAGTAGCGGCCAAAGGAGAAAACCAAGCGAATGTTTCACGGGAAGGCGTTCAAAGAGATATTCTCCCAATTGTGGAAGGATCGACGGTAGTTACGAAATATGGACCTGTATCAACAGACCACGTGTTGTTCATAGCTGCTGGTGCTTTCCATATGGCAAAACCATCTGATTTAATCCCTGAGCTTCAGGGGCGTTTTCCGATCAGAGTAGAACTCAGCAAGTTGACGGTAGAAGATTTTAGGAACATTTTAATCGAGCCTTCCAACGCGCTTTTGAAACAATATAAAGCGCTGCTGGAAATCGAAGGTATAAAGGTTGAATTTTCTGACGATGCTATTACAAGACTTGCAGAAATCGCCTTCGAAGTTAATCAGGAAACCGATAATATTGGCGCGAGAAGACTGCACACAATTTTAGAAAAGCTTCTCGAGGATCTGTCGTTTGAAGCTCCTGATGTCACGATGGATACGATAGAAATTACACCGCAATACGTAGATAGTAAATTATCCAGCATTGTGAAAAATAAAGATTTAAGCAGATTTATTTTATAG
- the hslV gene encoding ATP-dependent protease subunit HslV: MEQEFHATTIFAVQHNGMSAMSGDGQVTLGNQVVMKHKAKKVRRLFNDEVLAGFAGSVADAFTLFEKFEAKLETFDGNLARAAVELAKEWRSDRVLRKLEAMLIVMNKEKMFLVSGTGEVIEPDDGILAIGSGGNFALSAGRALKRYSTDQTAKDIAKAALEIAGEICVFTNDQITLEVLE, encoded by the coding sequence ATGGAACAGGAGTTTCACGCAACAACAATATTTGCCGTTCAACACAATGGAATGAGCGCCATGAGCGGTGATGGGCAGGTAACACTGGGCAATCAAGTTGTAATGAAGCATAAAGCCAAAAAGGTGCGTCGTTTGTTTAATGATGAAGTTTTAGCTGGATTCGCCGGGTCTGTTGCTGATGCGTTTACCTTGTTTGAAAAATTTGAGGCAAAGCTGGAAACTTTCGATGGCAACCTCGCCCGGGCAGCGGTTGAACTGGCCAAAGAGTGGAGAAGTGACCGTGTTCTTAGAAAACTTGAGGCTATGCTCATTGTCATGAATAAAGAAAAAATGTTTCTCGTTTCAGGAACAGGGGAAGTCATAGAACCGGATGACGGAATACTTGCGATTGGATCCGGAGGCAATTTTGCCTTGAGTGCCGGCAGAGCTTTAAAAAGATACTCCACCGATCAAACCGCCAAAGATATAGCTAAAGCTGCCTTGGAGATTGCTGGTGAAATCTGCGTGTTTACGAATGACCAAATAACTTTAGAGGTTCTCGAATAA
- the xerC gene encoding tyrosine recombinase XerC — protein sequence MNQLEASKQKFLEYLQIEKQASPLTIQSYREDVEAFAAFLQAESVSYEHVEYAVIRVYLSQLHEMHLSRRSVSRKVSCLRSFYRFLEREGMVTANPFLNVRLPKGDKPIPEFFYEQELEQLFTISDLNKPLGQRNQVLLELLYGTGMRVSECTALTTEDLDFSLSTVLVRGKGRKERYVPFGSHAERALHLYLDDGRQQLTDKNQSDVKDLLLNARGGPLTSRGARLILNKMVKEAAITAEIHPHKLRHSFATHLLDRGADLRSVQELLGHEHLSSTQIYTHVTKDRLRNVYMNSHPRANK from the coding sequence ATGAACCAGCTGGAAGCGAGTAAACAAAAGTTTTTAGAATACTTACAGATTGAAAAACAAGCCTCCCCTCTAACGATTCAAAGCTACAGGGAGGATGTCGAAGCGTTTGCAGCCTTTCTTCAAGCGGAAAGCGTTTCCTATGAGCATGTGGAATATGCAGTAATCAGGGTTTATCTTTCTCAGCTGCATGAAATGCATTTATCAAGGAGGAGCGTTTCGAGAAAAGTTTCTTGTTTAAGGAGTTTTTATCGATTTTTGGAACGTGAAGGAATGGTCACGGCTAACCCATTTTTAAATGTAAGACTGCCTAAAGGGGATAAGCCAATTCCTGAATTTTTTTATGAACAGGAATTGGAACAATTGTTTACAATCAGTGATTTAAACAAACCTCTCGGGCAGAGAAATCAAGTTCTTCTGGAACTTCTATATGGTACAGGAATGCGTGTAAGTGAGTGCACGGCTTTAACTACGGAGGATTTGGATTTTTCATTGTCGACTGTTCTCGTGCGTGGAAAAGGCCGGAAAGAACGTTACGTCCCCTTCGGGAGTCATGCGGAAAGAGCGCTTCACCTTTATTTAGATGATGGAAGGCAGCAGCTTACTGACAAAAATCAATCTGATGTTAAGGACTTACTCCTGAATGCCAGAGGTGGTCCATTGACGAGCAGAGGTGCCCGCCTGATCCTGAATAAAATGGTCAAGGAAGCGGCCATAACAGCTGAGATTCATCCTCATAAACTCAGACATTCTTTTGCCACTCACTTACTGGACCGTGGAGCAGACCTTCGATCCGTTCAAGAATTATTAGGACATGAACATCTTTCATCTACGCAAATTTATACACACGTGACTAAGGACCGGCTGCGTAACGTCTATATGAACAGCCATCCTAGAGCAAATAAATGA
- the topA gene encoding type I DNA topoisomerase — translation MADYLVIVESPAKAKTIERYLGKKYKVKASLGHVRDLPKSQMGVDVEHEFEPKYITIRGKGPVLKELKTAAKKAKRVYLAADPDREGEAIAWHLAHSLDIDETSECRVVFNEITKEAIKQSFKQPRTIDSHLVDAQQARRILDRLVGYNISPILWKKVKKGLSAGRVQSVAVKIIVDRENEIKNFVPEEYWTIDGIFLKEKESFEGSFYGVDGKKQDLKTEDDVKKIQQKMKGKDFSVDKVNKRERRRNPSMPFTTSSLQQEAARKLNFRAKKTMMIAQQLYEGIDLKGNLGITGLITYMRTDSTRLSNSAKEDAKQYIQTTYGSEFLGQFKNAKKQEGAQDAHEAIRPTGADRDPKSMKSILSRDQYRLYKLIWDRFIASQMAPAVLDTMTVHLLNEGVEFRATGSKVKFKGFMKVYIEGRDDNKKEQDKMLPNLEEGMKVKAEEIKPNQHFTQPPPRYTEARLVKTLEELGIGRPSTYAPTLDTIQRRGYVALDNRRFIPTELGEIVLEQLKEYFPEIIDVDFTKEMEDELDAIEVGKEDWVSIIGEFYKDFKPRLDKAEKEMEEVEIKDEPAGIECENCGHEMVYKMGRYGKFLACSNFPECRNTKPILKKIDVTCPKCQKGEVVERKSKKNRKFYGCERYPECDFISWDQPISRPCPKCSSLLVEKRAKKGTQIQCTECDYKEEPQS, via the coding sequence ATGGCAGATTATCTTGTAATCGTCGAATCGCCAGCGAAAGCAAAAACGATCGAACGATACCTTGGAAAGAAATATAAAGTAAAAGCATCACTCGGCCACGTCCGTGATTTACCAAAAAGCCAAATGGGCGTCGATGTCGAACATGAATTTGAACCTAAATATATAACCATCCGCGGCAAAGGCCCGGTATTAAAAGAATTGAAAACAGCCGCTAAAAAAGCTAAGCGCGTTTATCTTGCTGCCGACCCTGACCGCGAAGGGGAAGCGATTGCCTGGCACTTAGCCCACAGTCTTGATATAGACGAAACGTCAGAATGCCGGGTTGTGTTTAATGAAATAACTAAGGAAGCTATTAAGCAGTCCTTTAAGCAGCCTAGGACGATTGACTCTCATTTAGTTGATGCTCAGCAGGCACGCCGGATATTAGACCGGTTGGTCGGCTATAACATTAGTCCAATCCTTTGGAAAAAAGTGAAAAAGGGACTGAGTGCCGGCCGTGTCCAATCCGTGGCTGTGAAAATTATCGTAGACAGGGAAAATGAAATTAAAAACTTTGTGCCGGAAGAATATTGGACCATTGATGGAATTTTTCTTAAGGAAAAAGAATCTTTTGAAGGATCTTTCTACGGAGTGGATGGAAAAAAGCAGGATTTAAAAACAGAAGACGATGTTAAAAAGATTCAGCAGAAAATGAAAGGGAAAGATTTTTCTGTAGATAAGGTCAACAAAAGGGAAAGAAGACGCAATCCATCGATGCCTTTTACGACTTCTTCTTTGCAGCAGGAAGCGGCTCGAAAATTGAATTTCAGAGCAAAAAAGACGATGATGATTGCCCAGCAGCTCTATGAGGGTATCGATTTAAAAGGAAATCTTGGTATTACTGGTTTAATTACCTATATGAGAACAGATTCAACGAGACTTTCCAACTCTGCGAAAGAAGATGCTAAACAATATATTCAAACGACTTATGGCAGTGAATTCCTCGGTCAGTTTAAAAATGCTAAAAAGCAAGAAGGGGCTCAGGATGCCCACGAAGCCATACGACCAACTGGTGCTGACCGTGACCCGAAATCAATGAAAAGTATTTTATCCCGTGATCAATACCGCTTGTACAAATTAATCTGGGACCGGTTTATTGCGAGCCAAATGGCTCCGGCAGTGCTCGATACGATGACAGTGCACCTCTTAAATGAAGGGGTGGAGTTTCGTGCTACGGGTTCTAAAGTCAAGTTTAAAGGGTTTATGAAGGTCTATATTGAAGGTCGTGACGATAATAAAAAAGAACAGGATAAGATGCTGCCAAACCTTGAAGAAGGCATGAAGGTAAAGGCTGAGGAAATTAAGCCCAACCAGCATTTTACTCAGCCGCCCCCAAGGTACACAGAAGCACGTCTCGTAAAAACTCTTGAAGAATTGGGGATCGGCCGTCCTTCGACATATGCTCCAACGTTGGATACGATCCAGAGAAGAGGCTATGTGGCACTTGACAACCGACGATTCATTCCTACTGAATTAGGGGAAATTGTCCTCGAACAGTTAAAAGAGTACTTCCCAGAGATTATCGACGTGGATTTCACAAAAGAAATGGAAGATGAACTTGATGCGATCGAAGTTGGCAAAGAGGATTGGGTATCCATCATCGGAGAGTTCTACAAAGATTTTAAACCAAGACTCGACAAAGCTGAAAAAGAGATGGAAGAAGTAGAGATTAAGGATGAGCCTGCTGGGATAGAATGCGAAAATTGCGGACACGAAATGGTCTATAAAATGGGACGGTACGGCAAGTTTCTCGCTTGCTCCAACTTCCCGGAATGCAGAAATACAAAGCCGATTCTCAAGAAGATTGATGTCACTTGTCCTAAATGCCAGAAGGGCGAGGTTGTAGAGAGGAAAAGCAAGAAGAATCGGAAGTTTTACGGCTGCGAACGTTATCCGGAATGTGATTTTATTTCCTGGGATCAACCAATCAGCCGTCCATGCCCGAAGTGCAGTTCGCTGTTAGTGGAAAAACGCGCGAAAAAAGGTACGCAGATCCAGTGTACGGAATGTGATTACAAAGAAGAGCCGCAATCATAA
- the dprA gene encoding DNA-processing protein DprA, with translation MNEFRQRLIHLQAIPAVTRTLLRKIVKVDPQLVDIYSLSPEKISSTYLIKDQRARIIYKSLHDPNIMKKLDEILQPYSAVTLFDDNFPPLLQAIPDPPFVLYCFGNDELLHHDPSLSVVGTRTPSKDAYPSMEKILLPLVREGFLLVSGLARGIDQLAHSLAVNHNGKTIAVLGSGFKHIYPANDLSLVKKLSENQLIVSEYPPFTPPKKFHFPERNRIISGLTPATLVVEARERSGSLITVDQALEQGRDVFAMPGPVYRETSTGCNQLIQQGAQLVHSYHDLI, from the coding sequence ATGAACGAATTTCGTCAAAGATTGATTCATCTTCAGGCTATTCCTGCGGTGACAAGAACTTTACTGCGTAAAATAGTTAAAGTGGATCCCCAGCTTGTCGACATCTATTCCTTATCTCCTGAAAAAATATCCTCGACGTACCTCATAAAAGATCAACGTGCCCGGATAATCTACAAAAGTTTACATGACCCTAATATAATGAAGAAACTCGACGAAATTTTGCAGCCATACTCGGCGGTCACACTATTTGACGACAATTTTCCCCCTCTGCTCCAAGCCATTCCGGACCCACCATTTGTATTATATTGTTTTGGAAATGATGAATTATTACATCATGACCCATCTCTCAGTGTAGTGGGAACGAGAACGCCCTCGAAAGATGCTTATCCATCAATGGAAAAAATTCTTTTGCCACTAGTGAGAGAGGGGTTCCTGCTTGTTAGCGGATTGGCCAGGGGCATTGATCAACTTGCCCACAGCTTAGCCGTCAATCATAATGGAAAAACAATTGCAGTTCTCGGCTCCGGTTTTAAACATATCTATCCTGCTAATGATCTTTCCCTCGTTAAAAAGCTTTCAGAAAATCAGCTTATCGTCAGTGAATACCCTCCTTTTACTCCACCTAAAAAATTTCATTTTCCTGAGCGTAACCGAATTATCTCCGGCTTAACTCCTGCGACGCTTGTCGTAGAAGCTCGAGAGCGAAGTGGTTCATTAATTACTGTCGACCAGGCACTCGAACAAGGACGTGATGTGTTTGCTATGCCGGGACCTGTATACAGAGAAACAAGTACTGGATGTAACCAGCTGATTCAACAGGGAGCCCAGCTTGTTCATAGCTATCATGACCTGATTTGA
- the sucD gene encoding succinate--CoA ligase subunit alpha, with translation MSVYVNKDTKVIVQGITGSTALFHTKQMLEYGTQIVGGVTPGKGGTEVEGVPVFNTVEEAVAKTGANASVIYVPAPFAADAIMEATDAELDLAICITEHIPVLDMVKVKRFMEGKKTRLVGPNCPGVITPDACKIGIMPGYIHKKGHVGVVSRSGTLTYEAVHQLSESGIGQSTAVGIGGDPVNGTDFIDVLKEFNEDPDTEAVIMIGEIGGTAEEDAAEWVKANMNKPVVGFIGGRTAPPGKRMGHAGAIISGGKGTADEKIRIMNECGIEVAETPSVMGETLIKVLEKEGLLDKCKTV, from the coding sequence ATGAGTGTATATGTTAATAAAGATACAAAAGTGATTGTTCAAGGGATTACAGGCTCCACTGCATTGTTTCATACGAAACAAATGCTGGAATATGGTACACAAATCGTCGGTGGTGTAACACCTGGAAAAGGTGGAACAGAAGTGGAAGGAGTACCTGTTTTTAACACAGTTGAAGAAGCTGTAGCAAAAACAGGAGCCAATGCTTCAGTTATTTATGTTCCGGCACCTTTCGCAGCAGATGCAATCATGGAAGCAACAGATGCAGAGCTGGACCTTGCTATTTGCATTACCGAACATATTCCTGTGCTTGATATGGTGAAAGTTAAGCGATTTATGGAAGGAAAGAAGACACGTCTTGTAGGGCCGAACTGTCCTGGAGTAATCACGCCTGATGCATGTAAAATTGGAATTATGCCAGGGTACATCCATAAAAAAGGTCATGTAGGCGTCGTTTCCCGCTCTGGAACGTTGACTTATGAAGCCGTTCATCAGCTTTCTGAATCTGGCATCGGTCAGTCTACAGCTGTCGGGATTGGTGGAGATCCTGTCAACGGGACCGATTTCATTGACGTGTTGAAAGAATTTAATGAAGACCCAGATACGGAAGCCGTCATTATGATCGGTGAAATCGGCGGTACTGCTGAAGAGGATGCTGCTGAGTGGGTGAAGGCAAACATGAATAAACCGGTTGTAGGGTTTATCGGTGGTCGTACGGCACCTCCTGGAAAAAGAATGGGCCATGCTGGCGCCATTATCTCCGGTGGTAAAGGCACGGCTGATGAAAAAATCCGCATCATGAATGAATGCGGCATTGAAGTAGCCGAAACACCTTCCGTTATGGGTGAGACATTAATTAAAGTGTTGGAAAAAGAAGGATTACTGGATAAATGTAAAACGGTATAA